From a region of the Neobacillus niacini genome:
- a CDS encoding Gfo/Idh/MocA family protein — protein sequence MKKVNLGIIGCGFISSIYIKTCTELPIINIIACADLDVDRAEEKAEEFDIPKGCSVEELLSDPNIDLVLNLTIPVAHATVSISPLESGKHVYSEKPFAVSLEDGQRMDLCQKRKV from the coding sequence ATGAAAAAGGTGAATCTTGGAATTATTGGATGCGGATTCATTAGTTCTATTTACATCAAAACATGCACAGAGCTTCCTATTATTAACATAATTGCATGTGCTGATTTGGATGTGGATAGGGCGGAAGAAAAAGCAGAAGAATTTGACATTCCAAAGGGGTGTTCGGTAGAAGAGCTACTATCTGATCCAAACATTGACTTGGTCCTTAATTTAACCATCCCGGTTGCCCATGCTACGGTGTCTATCTCCCCATTAGAGTCGGGAAAACACGTTTATTCGGAAAAACCATTTGCGGTTTCCTTAGAAGATGGGCAGAGAATGGACCTTTGTCAAAAGAGAAAGGTTTAA
- a CDS encoding sugar phosphate isomerase/epimerase family protein yields the protein MKVSCAMLTWGKEFEKAVVEASELGYRGCEAFNRIPMQYEAKLDKFKALLARNELTLSSLYVEGYLTDIEKRQELVDYSERVAKFLIANGCDNLVLGPSYRPAEGPTAVQLKIAAETINQIAQKCADLGVKLSVHPHLGTEIQNEDEMDAIMEMTDSRKVFLCPDTAQLTKAGMDVVKVLKRYKDRIGYVHLKDLKENVNDPFEYGKEAVFFTEMGRGTIDFVPIIDCLKEINYQGWLAIEVDSPNVGTAKESLTICRDYIENVLGLRIQGQRVS from the coding sequence ATGAAAGTATCATGTGCAATGCTTACTTGGGGAAAAGAGTTTGAAAAAGCGGTGGTTGAAGCTTCAGAATTGGGGTATCGCGGGTGTGAAGCATTTAATAGAATACCTATGCAGTACGAAGCTAAGCTCGATAAATTTAAAGCTTTATTAGCGAGAAATGAATTAACTCTTTCATCGTTATATGTTGAAGGGTATCTCACCGATATAGAAAAAAGACAGGAATTAGTTGACTACTCTGAACGTGTAGCTAAATTTCTAATTGCAAATGGCTGTGATAATTTGGTTTTAGGACCTTCTTATCGACCGGCAGAAGGTCCAACAGCTGTGCAATTGAAAATTGCTGCCGAGACGATCAATCAGATTGCACAGAAATGTGCAGACTTGGGGGTTAAACTAAGTGTCCATCCTCATCTAGGAACAGAAATTCAAAATGAAGATGAGATGGATGCGATCATGGAAATGACCGACAGCAGAAAAGTTTTCCTTTGTCCAGATACAGCCCAGCTCACTAAAGCTGGTATGGATGTAGTGAAAGTACTTAAGCGCTATAAAGATAGAATTGGATATGTACACTTAAAGGACTTAAAAGAGAATGTCAATGATCCCTTCGAATATGGAAAAGAGGCTGTATTTTTCACTGAGATGGGAAGAGGGACAATTGATTTTGTTCCGATAATTGATTGCTTAAAAGAAATCAATTATCAAGGATGGTTAGCAATCGAAGTTGATTCTCCAAATGTGGGTACGGCGAAGGAAAGTTTAACAATATGCCGGGATTATATCGAAAATGTTCTAGGGTTAAGGATTCAAGGGCAGAGGGTTTCATAA
- a CDS encoding amidohydrolase family protein, protein MECQLEEKKVSKVGTKETSLLIDSDVHPYIVSLNELVPYMDESLQRRMRLGRFQQSHNVKNNYYREFKIPSSHYENIGPLQGMRLDAVPPSGNLPGSDQEYLRSDLLDRTNTTFAILNAGHGTMSAHHNVDLAAEYNSAYNDWLYHEWIIKDKRFKMTILVTPLDPNLAIKEIERVGKREGCVGINLQNINIPLGKRHFYPIYEIAEKYNLPIVLHPDAEGSGEYSPSQAVGPASTYIEWHSSLSLVAQRQIMSLVFEGVFERFPKLKVVFIEYGFSWLPSVMWRMDKNWKGLREEVPWVKKLPSEYVRNNIRLGTQPSEEPFHPKDLIEIIRMAKAEDMLLYSSDYPHWDGDPIDKVFKHFPQDMKNKIFYQNAKDTFHL, encoded by the coding sequence ATGGAATGCCAATTAGAAGAAAAGAAGGTCTCTAAGGTTGGAACAAAGGAAACATCGTTACTTATTGATTCAGATGTTCATCCATACATTGTTTCGTTAAACGAATTGGTTCCCTATATGGATGAATCCCTCCAAAGGCGGATGAGGCTGGGAAGGTTTCAGCAAAGTCATAACGTGAAGAATAATTACTACCGGGAATTTAAAATCCCATCTTCACATTATGAAAACATTGGTCCCCTGCAGGGAATGCGTTTAGATGCAGTTCCACCAAGCGGTAATTTGCCAGGTTCGGATCAAGAATACCTTAGAAGCGATCTATTAGATCGGACCAATACGACTTTTGCTATATTGAATGCAGGCCACGGAACCATGAGCGCCCATCATAATGTGGACTTGGCTGCAGAATACAATTCGGCGTACAATGATTGGCTTTATCATGAATGGATTATAAAAGATAAACGTTTTAAAATGACCATACTTGTCACTCCGCTCGATCCGAACTTGGCCATAAAGGAAATTGAGAGAGTGGGAAAAAGAGAAGGTTGTGTTGGAATAAACCTTCAAAACATTAATATTCCGCTAGGAAAAAGACATTTTTATCCCATTTATGAAATAGCCGAAAAGTATAATCTGCCGATTGTCTTACATCCGGATGCGGAGGGATCAGGAGAGTACTCACCCTCACAGGCTGTAGGACCAGCATCTACTTATATTGAATGGCATTCCTCTCTCAGTCTTGTCGCACAGAGGCAAATTATGAGTTTGGTTTTTGAAGGCGTATTTGAGAGATTTCCAAAACTTAAAGTGGTATTCATAGAGTATGGATTTTCTTGGCTTCCTTCGGTGATGTGGAGAATGGACAAGAATTGGAAAGGATTGCGTGAAGAGGTGCCGTGGGTTAAAAAGTTGCCAAGTGAGTATGTACGAAACAACATTCGTTTAGGTACCCAGCCGTCAGAAGAGCCTTTTCATCCTAAGGATTTGATCGAAATCATTCGTATGGCAAAAGCAGAAGATATGCTTTTATACAGTAGTGATTATCCTCATTGGGATGGAGATCCCATTGATAAAGTATTTAAACACTTTCCCCAAGATATGAAAAATAAGATATTTTACCAAAATGCAAAGGATACCTTTCATTTGTAA
- a CDS encoding carbohydrate ABC transporter permease → MNKTTRKFLPLIFIISIFHILPFYVLITTSFKAVDDVSSKWVFPGYWYIDNFINVWKGANLGQAFFNNIIITVVSVLLTVVLGAFAAYPLARYKTRLNRFMYTLFISVLIVPPLTILVPLYKMFVDVGAMNSNWGIILLHVTFHLPMTIFLFTGFIGTIPRELDEAAMIDGCTRLSLFVKVIIPLLKPVTATVVILASVGIWNDYQFSVFFLSDPDARTITVSLSSFFGQYNNNIGWVAAGSLTAALPITIVYLFLQRYFITGLSAGGVKG, encoded by the coding sequence ATGAATAAAACGACTAGAAAGTTTTTGCCTCTAATCTTCATCATTAGTATATTTCACATTCTCCCATTCTACGTCCTGATCACAACTTCCTTTAAAGCTGTGGATGACGTAAGTTCGAAATGGGTGTTCCCTGGTTATTGGTATATTGATAACTTTATCAATGTTTGGAAGGGGGCGAATCTTGGACAGGCGTTTTTTAACAATATTATCATCACCGTCGTTTCAGTTTTGTTGACCGTGGTACTTGGTGCATTCGCAGCTTACCCTTTAGCCCGATACAAAACACGATTGAATCGATTTATGTATACCTTGTTTATTTCCGTATTGATTGTTCCACCGCTCACGATTCTAGTACCACTTTACAAAATGTTTGTAGATGTAGGAGCAATGAATTCCAACTGGGGGATTATTTTGTTGCACGTAACGTTTCATTTACCGATGACCATTTTTCTATTTACAGGATTTATCGGAACAATCCCACGAGAGTTGGATGAGGCAGCAATGATAGATGGCTGTACAAGATTAAGCCTATTCGTGAAAGTCATCATCCCGCTGCTAAAACCTGTAACCGCAACAGTAGTGATTCTTGCAAGTGTTGGAATTTGGAACGATTACCAGTTCTCGGTATTCTTCCTTTCGGATCCAGATGCACGTACGATTACAGTTTCTCTATCCTCTTTCTTTGGTCAGTACAATAACAACATTGGCTGGGTTGCAGCCGGTTCGCTTACGGCAGCATTACCGATTACCATCGTTTACTTATTTTTACAACGATACTTTATTACTGGCCTATCGGCTGGTGGGGTTAAAGGATAA
- a CDS encoding carbohydrate ABC transporter permease, translated as MNSKALLNLMYLPTLILFSVLIFFPFIKGIDISLTNWDGYSQEFRRIGLENYKRMFSDPDILNVIKNTFIYGAGSTLFQNIIGLGYAILLNISIKGKGIVRTIVYLPVIISPLIMGYIWYFFFQFNGGAVNDIILLFRDKPMNLLADSEVNVWIITFVNTYQYLGIAMIVYLAGLQSISKDYYEAAQLDGASGFSQFKNITLPLLAPSITINVVINLIGGLKLFDVIKAMTDGGPGYASSSLSSMMYQIYFARQDAGYAASLGNLMFVIICLVSLSALFYLRKREVSE; from the coding sequence ATGAATAGTAAAGCTTTGCTAAATTTAATGTATCTCCCCACTTTAATCCTGTTTTCAGTTTTGATTTTTTTCCCCTTTATTAAAGGTATCGACATCTCCCTAACCAATTGGGATGGTTATTCTCAAGAATTTCGTAGGATTGGATTGGAAAATTACAAACGAATGTTTTCTGACCCAGATATTTTGAATGTAATAAAAAATACGTTTATTTATGGGGCTGGAAGTACATTATTCCAAAACATTATCGGTTTAGGATATGCGATCTTGCTGAATATAAGTATAAAAGGAAAAGGCATTGTCCGAACGATTGTCTATTTGCCGGTAATTATCAGTCCATTGATTATGGGATACATATGGTATTTTTTCTTCCAATTCAATGGGGGGGCAGTCAATGATATCATCCTATTATTTAGAGACAAACCTATGAATCTATTGGCAGATTCCGAAGTGAACGTTTGGATTATTACTTTTGTCAATACCTATCAGTACCTAGGAATTGCGATGATTGTCTATTTAGCTGGACTGCAATCGATATCAAAAGATTATTATGAAGCGGCCCAATTGGATGGGGCGTCTGGTTTCTCTCAATTTAAAAACATTACCCTACCGCTTTTAGCACCCTCGATTACGATTAACGTGGTAATTAATCTCATAGGAGGTCTCAAACTGTTTGATGTTATTAAAGCAATGACAGATGGGGGACCAGGTTATGCTTCTTCCTCTCTATCATCAATGATGTATCAGATTTACTTCGCCCGCCAAGATGCAGGATATGCCGCTTCCTTAGGAAATCTGATGTTTGTCATCATCTGCCTAGTAAGTTTATCAGCACTATTCTATTTACGAAAAAGGGAGGTGTCGGAATGA
- a CDS encoding MOSC domain-containing protein: MKVLYARVEALLTTKNPDSFITSHVPKIDLKYEGILGDRHFGYTKLSNNRERMYPRGTEIRNRRQVSILSQEECDEMARRLGVESIHPEWLGANIVVSGFPSFSQLPSGSRLLFPSGASLYCEGENFPCIYPGQIIQSNYEEIPKLPQRFVKEAYGLRGIVCSVEKEGEITPDSTIDIWVNLEWQYRNWFERGADVEVR, encoded by the coding sequence GTGAAGGTACTATATGCTAGAGTAGAAGCTCTGCTGACTACGAAAAATCCTGATAGCTTTATTACGTCACATGTTCCTAAAATCGATTTGAAATATGAGGGTATTCTTGGGGACCGACATTTTGGCTATACCAAGCTGTCGAACAACCGAGAACGGATGTACCCGCGGGGGACTGAAATACGAAATAGGAGACAGGTTAGTATTTTATCACAAGAGGAATGTGATGAAATGGCAAGAAGACTAGGAGTTGAATCAATCCATCCGGAGTGGCTTGGCGCCAATATAGTGGTAAGCGGTTTTCCAAGTTTCTCTCAACTTCCAAGTGGTTCACGGTTACTATTTCCTAGTGGTGCTAGTCTGTACTGCGAGGGTGAAAATTTCCCTTGCATTTATCCAGGTCAGATTATTCAATCCAACTATGAGGAAATCCCGAAATTGCCCCAACGCTTTGTGAAAGAAGCCTACGGTTTGCGAGGTATCGTATGTTCTGTGGAAAAGGAAGGTGAAATAACACCAGATTCTACCATTGATATTTGGGTAAACCTTGAGTGGCAATACAGAAATTGGTTTGAAAGGGGGGCTGATGTTGAAGTACGATAA
- a CDS encoding Gfo/Idh/MocA family protein: MTDSVISWGILGCASIAKEAVIPSIQQSKNGVVSAIASRDLEKAKRTAEQCGIPTSYRSYEELLLDTTIDAIYIPLPNHLHSEWTIKAIEAGKHVLCEKPFALNTDQAEEMTEASKLAKKILAEGFMYRHHPRYAMIKEMVEAGDIGEVRGIHGEFFFNNAEDYNNVRYKPEMGGGSILDVGSYPINAIRYLLNREPEALTVNAFFSPSHGNVDMMASGLLEFSKGVSATFQCSMWADYKNSLQILGTKGRIEIPFAFSCNTETGNFFISSKGKRTEVSVPKVNQYILQIEHFNESILNNEPYPISLEDSINNTRVLQACLKSAQERCRMELSEITIQ; encoded by the coding sequence ATGACTGATTCAGTGATAAGTTGGGGGATTCTTGGATGTGCCAGTATTGCTAAGGAGGCTGTAATTCCTTCGATTCAACAATCAAAAAACGGTGTGGTCAGTGCGATCGCCAGTCGTGATTTAGAAAAAGCTAAACGGACAGCAGAACAATGTGGAATCCCCACTTCGTATAGAAGCTACGAAGAATTGCTTTTAGATACCACCATTGATGCTATCTATATACCGCTTCCCAATCATCTACATAGCGAGTGGACTATCAAGGCAATTGAAGCCGGCAAGCATGTATTATGCGAAAAGCCTTTTGCTTTAAACACCGATCAAGCAGAGGAAATGACCGAGGCAAGTAAGCTAGCAAAAAAAATCCTCGCAGAGGGGTTCATGTACCGCCATCACCCGCGCTATGCAATGATTAAGGAAATGGTTGAAGCAGGTGACATAGGTGAAGTTAGAGGAATTCATGGTGAATTCTTCTTCAATAATGCTGAAGATTATAACAATGTAAGATATAAGCCGGAAATGGGAGGAGGTTCCATCCTTGATGTAGGAAGTTATCCTATCAATGCCATTAGGTATCTATTAAATCGTGAACCAGAGGCTCTTACCGTAAATGCCTTCTTCTCTCCTTCACATGGAAATGTAGATATGATGGCATCTGGACTCCTAGAATTTTCAAAGGGAGTATCAGCAACCTTTCAATGCAGCATGTGGGCTGATTATAAGAATAGTTTGCAAATCTTAGGCACCAAAGGCAGAATCGAAATTCCCTTTGCTTTTTCATGTAATACGGAAACAGGAAATTTCTTTATATCTTCAAAGGGGAAACGTACGGAAGTCTCCGTACCGAAAGTTAATCAGTATATCCTACAAATCGAACATTTTAACGAGAGCATCTTAAATAACGAACCATATCCTATTAGTCTTGAAGATTCCATTAACAATACACGTGTACTTCAGGCATGTCTGAAATCTGCTCAAGAGCGGTGCCGTATGGAATTATCTGAAATAACCATTCAGTAG
- a CDS encoding aldo/keto reductase, which translates to MKKIEINGLSQGVSQIIMGSAMFSEDNMDQVCKIMDAYVALGGNTVDLANDYGAKVERAVGKWLKLRNNRDQMILIGKGAHHNQNGSRVNPSCIASDLLESLDRVQTDYFDLFLLHRDDPTVSVGPIIDALNEHKQAGRIKAFGTSNWSYQRIQEANDYAALHGLSGFSCNSPNLSLAKPNEPRWAGCVSADSSYCAWHEQQQLPLFSWSSQSAGFFTGRYSPEIREDEHMVRVYFSDDNWERLRRAEKLALENGVSTNHIALAYVLNQPFPTCAIIGPRNVEELHSSFEALPIQIRKDEVSWLDLTDINGEFSGRLNQSEGTIC; encoded by the coding sequence ATGAAAAAAATTGAAATAAACGGTCTTAGTCAAGGAGTTTCCCAGATTATCATGGGATCGGCAATGTTTTCTGAGGATAATATGGATCAAGTATGCAAGATTATGGATGCCTATGTGGCTTTAGGAGGGAATACGGTCGATTTGGCAAATGATTATGGGGCAAAAGTGGAGCGGGCAGTTGGAAAGTGGCTGAAACTAAGAAACAATCGTGATCAAATGATTCTAATAGGAAAAGGTGCCCACCATAATCAAAATGGCAGTAGGGTCAACCCATCATGTATCGCTAGTGATTTGCTAGAAAGTTTGGATCGGGTTCAGACCGATTACTTTGATCTTTTCTTGTTGCATCGTGACGATCCGACAGTTTCAGTGGGACCGATTATTGATGCGTTAAATGAACATAAACAAGCAGGAAGAATTAAAGCCTTTGGAACCTCTAACTGGAGCTATCAACGGATCCAAGAAGCGAATGATTATGCTGCTTTACATGGATTATCCGGCTTTTCATGCAATAGTCCAAACTTAAGTCTAGCAAAGCCGAATGAACCGAGATGGGCTGGATGCGTTTCAGCTGATAGTTCATATTGTGCATGGCACGAGCAACAGCAACTCCCGTTATTTTCTTGGTCCTCACAATCTGCAGGTTTTTTCACAGGGAGATATTCACCGGAGATAAGGGAAGACGAACATATGGTTCGAGTCTATTTCAGTGATGATAACTGGGAACGACTACGCCGAGCTGAAAAACTAGCATTAGAAAATGGCGTATCAACCAATCACATTGCACTAGCCTATGTATTAAATCAACCGTTTCCTACTTGTGCAATCATTGGACCGAGAAACGTGGAGGAACTCCATTCAAGTTTCGAAGCACTTCCTATTCAAATTAGAAAGGATGAAGTTTCCTGGTTGGATCTTACCGACATAAATGGGGAATTTTCTGGGAGGTTAAACCAAAGTGAAGGTACTATATGCTAG
- a CDS encoding sensor histidine kinase: protein MKFTYSLRFRLTILFILTTVIPVLIIGFAMPFYYHSLLSKETQKLTENTLSSLTQNIETYLDDLERLTITPYLNEDVMFSLKLKASGQYERANPYTKLVADRALYNTLPDYLKNTRHDILGTILLPFDGSVFVTSNNYSTGAKPNYQYKSQNWYKKAVKADGKVAFISAHFQDYLKKDEASQVFSVARLIKDPDSSKPLAVMMADADTVILKKILKDIKFNVRSTTAIFDDKGQLIYSNHPIPNQVLKQLDEKKSIIKGANDTYVTVEKVIEKTKWKVMVLLSNSELKAKVRWMYLAGLCISIGGVIVIFIIFFVTSRWLIKPFKEMTKVMKEVQEGDLKVRFNIHGKDEVAQLGNALNTMISQLNKMIDREFRAALNQKNAEFRALQSQIQPHFLYNTLNGFIGLNRLGDTKGLEKAILGLSGMLRYILDQGDWTTVKQELHFLQKYCNLQKLRFTERLDVQIHCEPEMEHWKVPKLLLQPLTENAIIHGVELLERPCVVTIVAKRDKLDDKSYLLMSVRDNGLGFDLTSDFYENNRIGINNVKERLIISYPRAQFEIKSQLGAGTEIEIRIPEEDLKK, encoded by the coding sequence ATGAAATTTACCTATTCATTACGTTTTAGACTAACGATTCTTTTCATACTAACCACCGTAATCCCTGTGTTAATCATTGGCTTTGCGATGCCATTTTATTATCATTCTCTTCTATCAAAAGAAACTCAAAAGCTTACAGAAAACACTTTAAGCTCGCTGACCCAGAATATTGAAACCTATCTTGATGATTTGGAACGATTAACAATTACCCCTTATCTCAATGAAGATGTCATGTTTTCCTTAAAGTTAAAAGCGAGCGGTCAGTACGAGAGGGCCAACCCTTACACAAAGTTAGTTGCTGATCGAGCCTTGTATAATACGCTCCCTGACTATTTAAAAAATACTCGGCACGATATTCTTGGAACCATTCTCCTCCCCTTTGACGGGTCTGTCTTTGTAACTTCTAACAATTATTCAACTGGAGCTAAACCCAATTATCAGTATAAAAGTCAAAACTGGTATAAAAAAGCCGTGAAGGCTGATGGTAAAGTGGCTTTTATAAGTGCACATTTCCAAGATTACTTGAAGAAAGATGAAGCTTCTCAAGTTTTTTCGGTCGCCCGACTGATAAAGGATCCTGATTCATCTAAACCGCTAGCGGTCATGATGGCTGATGCAGATACCGTGATCCTAAAAAAAATACTCAAAGATATTAAATTTAATGTAAGGTCCACAACTGCCATTTTTGATGATAAAGGACAGCTTATTTATTCCAATCATCCAATCCCTAATCAGGTGTTGAAGCAGCTTGATGAGAAAAAAAGTATCATTAAAGGAGCAAATGATACTTATGTGACGGTAGAAAAAGTGATCGAGAAGACAAAATGGAAAGTAATGGTTTTACTATCTAATTCAGAGCTAAAAGCAAAAGTGAGATGGATGTACCTTGCAGGATTATGTATTTCGATTGGCGGAGTGATAGTAATCTTCATCATTTTCTTTGTCACATCCCGCTGGTTAATTAAGCCCTTTAAAGAGATGACTAAGGTTATGAAAGAAGTACAGGAAGGTGATTTAAAGGTACGTTTTAATATACACGGTAAAGATGAAGTTGCACAACTAGGGAATGCCTTAAATACGATGATCTCACAACTTAATAAAATGATAGACCGAGAATTCAGAGCGGCCCTCAATCAGAAAAATGCTGAGTTTCGAGCTCTTCAATCACAGATTCAACCTCACTTTTTATATAATACTCTTAATGGATTTATTGGGCTAAATCGCCTTGGGGATACGAAAGGACTAGAAAAGGCGATATTGGGATTGAGCGGTATGCTTCGCTACATTCTTGACCAAGGCGATTGGACGACAGTCAAGCAGGAGCTGCATTTTTTACAAAAATATTGTAATTTGCAGAAATTACGCTTTACAGAGCGCTTAGATGTACAAATTCACTGCGAGCCTGAAATGGAACATTGGAAGGTTCCCAAACTTCTTTTACAACCACTGACGGAAAATGCGATTATCCATGGTGTAGAGCTACTCGAGCGTCCCTGCGTTGTTACCATTGTAGCTAAACGAGATAAATTAGATGATAAATCCTATTTATTGATGAGCGTTCGCGACAATGGGCTTGGCTTCGATTTAACAAGTGATTTCTATGAGAATAATAGGATTGGCATTAACAATGTAAAAGAGCGATTAATAATAAGTTATCCGCGTGCACAATTTGAGATTAAAAGCCAATTAGGAGCTGGAACAGAGATTGAAATCAGAATACCAGAGGAGGATTTGAAAAAATGA
- a CDS encoding M20/M25/M40 family metallo-hydrolase: MKYDNFYDQVKELTIDLVKTPSIVRSKGEVVLGDKIISTLMELPYFKAHPEYIRKIPIPDDKWKRFSVLAWIDGLEKSEDAVILLSHYDTVPVEEFGHLKEFAFDPEVLTKHFQKENKTANDREWLYGRGILDMKSGVASNLAVLKTYAENRESLNGSLVFLACPDEEAIGIGAITASSSIRKLAKEKSFNYVGLINSDYTTARYPGDSSRYVYYGTIGKYLVSFFIKGIPSHVGEVFRGLDSNLISSELVRLIDLNTELCDELDGEFTPPPVSLKQKDLKPSYDVQNPFLSHLYFNVYSHGMTSDEIIEKMRQLASVAMNKVLMKVNREYRKYCEIKNVPYHSIDYKTNILTFEELVKMTGKPQVQKFQESQAITTFVQQDRDLPELSMEIVHQLWNQAEINDDEPSIVIYLAPPFFPRIYMDGQSEKQRCFMEAVEEAISEASVEFNEQIESRKFYPYISDMSWFGISEDEDSCASIRNNMAGWGSLFSIELGEMRQMDIPVVNIGPYGFDAHGQKERVETYYSFKVVPAMISKTISKLLSDKRSSQSKVELSVPLINFSS; the protein is encoded by the coding sequence TTGAAGTACGATAACTTTTATGATCAGGTTAAAGAATTAACGATTGATTTGGTAAAGACTCCTAGTATCGTACGCTCTAAGGGAGAAGTAGTGCTTGGTGACAAAATTATTTCAACATTAATGGAACTACCCTATTTCAAAGCACATCCCGAGTATATCAGGAAAATCCCCATTCCTGATGATAAGTGGAAGAGGTTTTCGGTACTAGCATGGATTGATGGTCTCGAAAAAAGTGAGGACGCAGTAATTTTATTGAGTCATTATGATACAGTACCGGTCGAGGAATTTGGACATTTAAAGGAATTTGCATTTGACCCAGAGGTGCTCACTAAACATTTTCAAAAAGAAAATAAAACAGCCAATGATAGAGAATGGCTGTATGGACGTGGAATACTTGATATGAAAAGCGGGGTAGCGTCCAATTTGGCGGTGCTAAAAACATATGCCGAAAATAGAGAAAGCCTTAACGGGAGCTTGGTTTTCTTAGCTTGTCCTGATGAGGAAGCGATCGGCATAGGTGCAATTACTGCAAGCAGCTCGATTAGAAAATTAGCCAAAGAGAAGAGTTTCAACTATGTGGGTTTGATAAACTCAGATTATACCACAGCAAGATATCCAGGGGATTCCTCGCGCTACGTTTATTATGGAACGATTGGGAAGTATCTTGTCTCCTTTTTTATTAAAGGAATTCCTTCCCATGTAGGCGAAGTGTTCAGAGGACTAGATTCCAATCTCATTTCATCTGAACTAGTTAGACTAATAGATTTAAATACCGAACTTTGTGATGAACTTGATGGAGAATTCACTCCACCACCTGTTTCACTAAAGCAAAAAGATTTAAAACCAAGCTACGATGTACAAAACCCCTTTTTGTCTCACCTGTATTTTAATGTGTACAGCCACGGCATGACGAGTGATGAGATCATTGAAAAAATGAGACAATTAGCAAGTGTTGCAATGAATAAGGTGCTGATGAAGGTAAATAGGGAATATCGAAAGTATTGTGAGATAAAAAATGTTCCTTATCATTCGATTGATTATAAAACGAATATTTTAACGTTTGAAGAGTTAGTAAAAATGACTGGGAAACCTCAGGTTCAAAAGTTTCAAGAGAGTCAAGCGATTACCACGTTTGTCCAACAGGACAGGGATTTGCCTGAATTAAGTATGGAAATCGTTCATCAGCTTTGGAACCAAGCGGAAATCAACGATGATGAGCCATCAATTGTCATTTATCTTGCACCACCATTTTTTCCTCGGATTTATATGGATGGTCAATCTGAAAAACAGCGGTGTTTTATGGAGGCAGTGGAAGAGGCTATCAGTGAAGCAAGTGTGGAATTTAATGAACAAATAGAATCACGGAAATTTTACCCCTATATCTCTGATATGAGTTGGTTTGGAATCAGTGAAGATGAAGATTCATGCGCTTCTATCCGAAACAACATGGCCGGGTGGGGTTCGCTATTCTCCATCGAGTTAGGCGAAATGAGACAAATGGATATACCTGTTGTTAATATTGGCCCTTATGGATTTGATGCTCACGGACAAAAGGAAAGAGTAGAAACCTACTATTCATTTAAAGTAGTTCCGGCTATGATCTCTAAAACTATCTCCAAGTTGTTATCAGATAAAAGAAGCAGTCAATCAAAAGTGGAGTTGTCCGTTCCGTTGATTAATTTTTCATCTTAA
- a CDS encoding Rieske (2Fe-2S) protein: MDKMNRIVVCLADELQPGQRKVVDMNGYPISVFNVEERLYAIQDLCPHMGASLSCGNIAGTMMPSDPHQYLYGYENEIIRCPLHNWEFSLKTGSSLSCPDRIKIKTFQVVQEENLIVVYTKIGGSKTKS; this comes from the coding sequence ATGGATAAAATGAACCGAATTGTGGTGTGCCTAGCAGATGAGCTACAGCCTGGGCAAAGGAAGGTTGTGGATATGAACGGATATCCCATATCTGTTTTTAACGTGGAAGAGAGACTTTATGCCATTCAAGATTTATGTCCACATATGGGCGCGTCACTTTCTTGTGGAAATATTGCAGGAACCATGATGCCATCCGATCCCCACCAGTATCTTTATGGTTATGAAAATGAAATCATTAGATGTCCTTTGCATAATTGGGAATTTTCTTTAAAAACAGGCAGTTCATTGAGTTGTCCTGATCGGATAAAAATTAAAACATTTCAAGTTGTCCAAGAAGAAAACTTAATTGTTGTTTACACGAAAATAGGAGGAAGTAAAACAAAAAGCTAG